GTAGAAAATAGGCTGGAAAAATAGAATTTTGCAAAGAGAGGATTGTATCTTGAATTGTGAATTTGATCCTATTGCTTCATGACATTTAATTTTAGTAATTGAGTTATTTTGACGATATATACCTTAGGTAAACAAAAACCAAAGGAGGATCGTCATGGATAAGAAGTATATTGTTAGGCTTACGGAAGAAGAGAGTAAAGGGCTTGAGGAGTTGATTAGCAAGGGGAAGAGTGTTGCATACAAGATTAAGCATGCTCATATTCTTCTTAAGGCTGATGTCAATGATGGGCTGGGGTGGTCAGATGAAGAGATTGCAGAAGCCTTTTCGGTGCATCGGAATACGGTGTGTAATGTGCGTCAGCGTTTTGTGGAGTTTGGATTAGAAGGAGCACTTGAGCGTAAGAGGCAGGAGGAACCTTCCAGGAAGCGGATATTTGATGGCGAGAAAGAGGCGAAACTGATAACCATTGCCTGTTCTGAACCACCGTCTGGTCGTGCCAGGTGGAGTTTAAAGATGCTGGCAGACGAATTGGTTGCTTTGGAAGTTGTGGAATCGGTTTCTGATCAGACTGTCCGGCGAACGTTAAAAAAAACAAAATGCAAAATCGGGGGACAAATGCAAAATCGGGGGAGCAAAATCGGGGGACACAATACTAATTAAAAGGAAATAAGTATTGTGTCCCCGAATTGCTGAGTTACCTAATTACCCAATTTACCCAAATTATGGAGGTGAGGTAAAATGATTAAAAGAATTTTTTTAGGGTTAATGATTGTTGTGGGTTGCATCTTGATTTTTGGCACATATCGCTTGAGTGATGGAAAGGAGAAAAATATTGTCTCCAAGCCATCTAGACCCCAACATATCAAAGTTAACTTACAATACACTGGCGAATTGAGACTTGGAAAGGTAATAAGTTTGAGTGCAGAGGTAATGCCTGATCTTGATGTTTCAAAAATGGAAGTAGGATTTGGATATTATAGAAATGATGACTTTGAGGGGGGAGGGATAAGATACCTGGGTCCAACTAAATTTGAGCTGGGTCAGGTAAAAAAAGATGAAAAACATAAATTTAATGTAGATCTTATTATTGAAAAAGAAGGGACATATTTAATTTCAGTATCGGCTTGGAGTCCTGTTCCAGGAAAAGAGAATATCCCAACGATTGTTTACGACGGGAGTGCTAATATTCCAAAATTTTGTCTCGATGATAAAGGATTTGAATGGTATAAGGATAGAATAGAAAGAGAGAGACAGGAAAGACTTCTACACCCTCAAGAATGGGACATGAAAGAGGAAAATGGGAATTGGTTCTATTTTAAAGATGGAAAATGGATATCCACAGGTAAAAATTATCCATATGAAGCAGCAGAAAAAGATGGACGGCACGAGTCAGTGGTTAAGAGTGATAGAGAACCAGAATCTCGACCAGGACCGTATGTGAGAGAAGAAGACCAAAAGAAGGAGCCTTCTTTGGTTCCTC
The bacterium DNA segment above includes these coding regions:
- a CDS encoding helix-turn-helix domain-containing protein, whose protein sequence is MDKKYIVRLTEEESKGLEELISKGKSVAYKIKHAHILLKADVNDGLGWSDEEIAEAFSVHRNTVCNVRQRFVEFGLEGALERKRQEEPSRKRIFDGEKEAKLITIACSEPPSGRARWSLKMLADELVALEVVESVSDQTVRRTLKKTKCKIGGQMQNRGSKIGGHNTN